CCATAAAATAGAATAAGTTGTTTTTCTCATCGATCAGGGACTTTTCGATCACATCATAATCACCTTTGGTGATCAGCGTTTCTTTTTTACCGTCTTTACTGATGCGGTAGTGGTGGCGCCATCCGTCTTTTTCACTTGCCCAGATGAATTCCTTACCTCCATTGATCCATTCCCATCCCGCGGTTACGTCAATCCAGGCTTTATCCGTTTCACTATAAATGTTTTTTACGGCGCCCGACTGTGCGTTGGCTACAAAAAGCTTACTCACATTCTGCTCTCTGTTTAACTGTTGAAGGATCACTTCATTGGTGTTTGGAATCCAGTCCATTCTTGGAATGTAGTTCTGGATATGATCTCCGGGAACATCCAGCCATTTTGTGGTGGCAGTGCTGATGTCTACAACTCCAACTTTGCAGGAAGAAGGGTCCTGGCCAACTTTTGGATATTCTACAGGGATATTAAAAGAGTAAATGGAATCGGTATTGTTGATCATCAGGAAGTTTCTGATTTTGCGGGCATCTAACTGCCAGTAGGCAATTGTTTTTCCATCAGGGCTCCATCTGAAACCGTCTCTGCAGTCAAACTCCTCCTCGTATACCCAGTCAAATGTACCATTGATCACCCGGTCAGTACCATCAGTGGTTAAGGTTTTTGTGCTGCGGAGATTCAGGTCATCTACATATAAATTGTGTTTGCTGACATAAGCTACTTTGCTTCCGTCCGGAGAAAACTTGGCGAACATCAGAGAAGATGCCGGCTGATCTTTTCCTACTTTGATCAGTTCTTTAGTTTTCAGGTCGGCGACAAAATAATCTCCGCGTGTTTCATATCTCCATACCTTTTTGCTATTGGTATAAAGCAAGATTTTACTGCCGTCTTCAGAGATCTGAAAGTCTTTGATCTCCCCAAGTCCGCTTCCGGAATTGGAATAAATAAAACTCTGGTCGAGGATGATCTTTTGTTCGTTTTTTGGTAAAGTGATGGAAACGATGTTTCCGTCCTTCACCTGATAGTAGGAGTTGCCATCCTTAGCCCATTTCAGATCAGACTGTCTTTGCGCATGGCCCTGTCCGCAATATCCGAGAAAGATGATGACGGTCAGCTTAAAAAAGAGATTTTTAAAGTTCATTTTTATAATTCTATAAATTGCTGATATACTTTTTGAAGGT
This region of Pedobacter steynii genomic DNA includes:
- a CDS encoding S9 family peptidase, which encodes MNFKNLFFKLTVIIFLGYCGQGHAQRQSDLKWAKDGNSYYQVKDGNIVSITLPKNEQKIILDQSFIYSNSGSGLGEIKDFQISEDGSKILLYTNSKKVWRYETRGDYFVADLKTKELIKVGKDQPASSLMFAKFSPDGSKVAYVSKHNLYVDDLNLRSTKTLTTDGTDRVINGTFDWVYEEEFDCRDGFRWSPDGKTIAYWQLDARKIRNFLMINNTDSIYSFNIPVEYPKVGQDPSSCKVGVVDISTATTKWLDVPGDHIQNYIPRMDWIPNTNEVILQQLNREQNVSKLFVANAQSGAVKNIYSETDKAWIDVTAGWEWINGGKEFIWASEKDGWRHHYRISKDGKKETLITKGDYDVIEKSLIDEKNNLFYFMASPENATQKYLFKTKLSGGGKAEMVTPSILPGTHSYEISPNGIFARHQYTNATVRPITEWMKLSTLNPLTMEGSVTNQLGRIKPPKNQVEFFKVTTEDGIILDGWMKKPDNFDRTKKYPVVFYVYGEPASQTVTDTYGAGRNFLYAGDMAKDGYIYISIENRGAPAPKGRDWRKSIYKNIGTLNIRDQAMAAKKILEWPFVDKDRIAVWGWSGGGSSTLNLLFQYPEIYKTGIAIAAVANQLTYDNVYQERYMGSPLKTTEAYVKGSPISYAKNLKGNLLYIHGTGDDNVHYQNAEMLINELIKHGKVFQMMSYPNRTHSISEGDGTFQHLALTYTQFLQKNCPPGGK